One stretch of Mobula birostris isolate sMobBir1 chromosome 23, sMobBir1.hap1, whole genome shotgun sequence DNA includes these proteins:
- the LOC140186901 gene encoding snaclec coagulation factor IX/factor X-binding protein subunit B3-like — MRLVSVLVVTALLVSDVTGTDNSTEVEETLWAFGEITRGPCEIGWYEYRPTKSCYRCFNSTKTWKEAEIFCNIEKHYGQLASVTSCDHNEFISKLVRRATIGSRPAWIGLKDVCKNGNFLWGDESSVRYLNWAAGRPVDPKHGQHCTFIHKSPSDWVDYNCNARLFYVCAYKYH, encoded by the exons ATGAGGCTGGTGTCGGTTTTGGTGGTGACTGCACTGCTTGTCAGTGATGTGACAG GGACGGACAATTCCACGGAAGTGGAGGAGACTCTGTGGGCCTTTGGAGAAATAACCAGAGGACCTTGTGAGATCGGCTGGTACGAATATCGCCCTACAAAATCCTGTTACCGCTGTTTCAATTCCACGAAAACATGGAAAGAAGCTGAG ATTTTCTGCAACATAGAGAAACATTATGGACAGCTGGCTTCTGTGACTTCATGTGACCACAACGAGTTCATTTCCAAGTTGGTACGTAGGGCGACCATAGGTTCACGACCAGCTTGGATTGGCCTGAAGGACGTATGCAAG AATGGGAATTTCTTGTGGGGTGATGAATCTTCAGTCAGATACCTGAACTGGGCTGCAGGAAGACCTGTGGATCCTAAACATGGTCAACACTGTACATTCATTCACAAGA gTCCCAGTGATTGGGTTGATTATAATTGCAATGCTCGTCTGTTCTATGTCTGTGCCTACAAATATCACTGA